One genomic region from Arenicella chitinivorans encodes:
- a CDS encoding TSUP family transporter, with product MMETVELSMISILVLVLIAVVAGYIDTLVGGGGLITIPALLAAGIPPIVALGTNKLQAVAGSGTASLTLLLKGKVQFSEVRWWMLAAFIGSAIGSVAVQFIDSGALRVIIPVVLVGIAIYFLFMPRNIEPDRKPRLNRTAYGLSAVPGVGFYDGMFGPGTGSFFVWAGVALRGQTMVPATIVAKTLNFATNVASLLVFVAFGKVLWLVGGAMIVGQFIGASLGARTLLKIDPSVLRYLVILMCGIILLAWWRQ from the coding sequence ATGATGGAGACCGTTGAGTTATCGATGATATCGATTCTGGTGCTCGTGCTGATTGCGGTCGTGGCCGGTTATATCGATACGCTGGTTGGCGGCGGCGGGTTGATTACCATTCCGGCGTTGTTGGCGGCAGGCATTCCACCAATAGTTGCATTGGGCACCAATAAGTTGCAGGCCGTGGCTGGTAGCGGTACCGCATCGCTGACCTTATTGCTTAAAGGAAAAGTGCAGTTCTCTGAGGTGCGCTGGTGGATGTTGGCTGCGTTTATAGGGTCCGCGATTGGTTCGGTTGCGGTCCAATTTATTGACAGCGGTGCGTTACGGGTGATTATCCCAGTCGTCCTAGTGGGGATCGCAATCTATTTTTTGTTTATGCCGCGAAATATCGAACCAGACCGAAAGCCGCGGCTAAATCGCACGGCCTATGGATTAAGCGCCGTGCCTGGTGTTGGCTTTTACGATGGCATGTTTGGTCCTGGTACCGGGTCGTTTTTTGTGTGGGCTGGCGTCGCCTTACGCGGCCAGACCATGGTGCCGGCCACGATCGTTGCCAAAACGCTGAATTTTGCCACCAATGTCGCTTCGCTCTTGGTGTTTGTTGCCTTTGGCAAAGTGTTGTGGTTGGTCGGTGGTGCCATGATCGTAGGTCAGTTTATTGGCGCCAGTCTCGGTGCGCGGACCTTGCTCAAAATTGATCCCTCGGTGCTGCGCTATTTGGTTATCCTAATGTGTGGAATTATTCTCTTGGCATGGTGGCGCCAATGA
- the uvrB gene encoding excinuclease ABC subunit UvrB, with translation MKREFKLVSEYTPSGDQPGAIAALIEGLNNGEAFQTLLGVTGSGKTFTMANVIQAVQRPTILMAPNKTLAAQLYSEMRDFFPHNAVEYFVSYYDYYQPEAYVPSSDTFIEKDASINEHIDQMRLSATKAILEREDVIIVATVSAIYGLGDPSAYHEMILHLSVGDIMDQRAILKRLAELQYTRNDTELKRATFRVRGDVIDIFPAESERYAIRVELFGDDVEKISRFDPLTGAIEEELKRVTVFPKSHYVTPRSRVLAACEQIREELRERLSQLRELDKLVEAQRLEQRTLFDLEMMQELGYCNGIENYSRYLSGAQPGEPPPTLINYLPPNAMMILDESHVLVPQLGAMYKGDRSRKETLVEYGFRLPSAMDNRPLKFAEFRQLMPQTVFVSATPGDYELEQNPDTIDQVVRPTGLVDPEIEIRPVATQVDDVLSEINLRVELNERVLITTLTKRMSEDLTDYLTDAGVKVRYLHSDIDTVERVEIIRDLRAGEFDVLVGINLLREGLDMPEVSLVAILDADKEGFLRSTRSLIQTIGRAARNLNGRAILYADRITRSMKIAIDETERRRKKQEAHNKKYGIVPKSVSKAVRDIIDGATSDAANELAKIRQPQSSIGVVTDPQEFKRLMQSLEKEMYEFAENLEFEKAAQTRDRIEELRAGYLKG, from the coding sequence ATGAAACGCGAATTTAAGTTGGTCAGTGAATATACGCCATCCGGTGATCAGCCCGGTGCGATTGCCGCCCTAATAGAGGGCTTGAATAATGGCGAGGCGTTTCAAACTTTGCTCGGGGTCACCGGGTCAGGTAAAACCTTTACCATGGCAAATGTGATTCAAGCCGTACAGCGCCCTACCATCTTAATGGCGCCGAATAAAACACTGGCCGCGCAGTTGTATTCCGAGATGCGCGATTTCTTCCCGCACAACGCGGTGGAATATTTTGTCTCGTATTATGACTACTATCAACCCGAGGCTTACGTACCAAGTTCCGATACGTTTATCGAGAAAGATGCCTCGATTAATGAACATATCGACCAAATGCGTCTCTCTGCTACCAAGGCGATACTAGAGCGTGAAGACGTTATCATCGTTGCTACCGTGTCGGCGATCTACGGTTTAGGTGACCCAAGCGCGTATCATGAAATGATCCTGCACTTAAGTGTTGGCGATATCATGGATCAGCGTGCCATCCTCAAGCGACTGGCAGAACTTCAATACACACGCAACGATACAGAGCTTAAGCGGGCAACGTTTCGGGTTCGCGGTGATGTCATTGATATTTTTCCAGCGGAATCCGAGCGCTATGCCATTCGGGTTGAGTTGTTCGGGGATGACGTGGAGAAAATTTCGCGGTTTGATCCGTTGACTGGCGCTATAGAGGAAGAGCTCAAACGCGTGACCGTGTTTCCAAAGTCGCATTATGTGACACCTCGTTCGCGTGTGTTGGCCGCCTGTGAACAGATTCGCGAAGAGTTGCGCGAGCGCTTAAGCCAGTTGCGAGAATTGGACAAACTAGTCGAGGCCCAACGTCTAGAGCAACGCACACTGTTTGACCTAGAAATGATGCAAGAGTTGGGCTATTGCAATGGAATCGAGAATTATTCACGTTATCTATCCGGCGCTCAACCAGGTGAGCCGCCGCCAACATTGATTAACTATTTGCCACCCAATGCAATGATGATTTTAGATGAAAGTCATGTGTTGGTGCCGCAATTGGGTGCGATGTACAAAGGCGACCGTTCGCGTAAGGAGACCTTGGTTGAGTATGGGTTTCGTTTGCCATCCGCGATGGATAATCGGCCACTTAAGTTTGCGGAGTTTCGACAACTCATGCCGCAAACGGTCTTTGTGTCCGCCACGCCTGGCGACTATGAACTGGAACAAAACCCAGACACTATTGACCAAGTGGTGCGCCCGACTGGGTTAGTCGATCCAGAGATCGAAATACGTCCGGTAGCAACCCAAGTGGACGACGTGTTATCTGAAATCAATTTGCGTGTCGAGCTTAACGAACGGGTATTGATCACGACATTAACCAAACGCATGTCGGAGGATCTGACTGATTACCTGACCGACGCAGGCGTCAAGGTTCGGTATCTACATTCCGATATCGATACTGTGGAGCGCGTCGAGATTATTCGCGACCTGCGCGCTGGCGAATTCGATGTGCTGGTCGGGATCAATCTGCTAAGAGAGGGCTTGGACATGCCTGAGGTCTCATTGGTGGCGATTCTGGACGCAGATAAAGAAGGCTTTTTGCGTTCGACGCGCTCGTTGATTCAAACGATTGGCCGCGCAGCTCGTAATCTAAACGGGAGGGCGATTCTGTATGCGGATCGGATCACCCGGTCGATGAAAATCGCGATAGATGAAACTGAGCGACGGCGCAAGAAACAAGAAGCTCACAACAAAAAATATGGCATTGTGCCAAAGAGTGTGTCCAAGGCGGTGCGCGACATTATTGACGGTGCCACCAGCGATGCCGCGAATGAATTAGCCAAGATAAGGCAGCCCCAGTCGTCGATTGGTGTGGTAACCGATCCACAGGAGTTCAAACGGTTAATGCAATCGCTCGAAAAAGAGATGTATGAATTTGCCGAGAATCTGGAATTTGAGAAAGCAGCACAAACGCGTGATCGCATCGAAGAGTTACGCGCTGGATACCTCAAAGGCTGA
- a CDS encoding Glu/Leu/Phe/Val family dehydrogenase, protein MNTRNQDFLSSVERMFDQAAELVGIPDDLRHKIKVANSTYTVRFGVRLRNKLFTFVGYRSVHSEHREPVKGGIRYSPYADQDEVEALAALMTYKCALVEAPFGGSKGALVIDPTEWEPHELERITRRFTQELAKRDLISPAQNVPAPDMGTGEREMAWMADEYKRLNPNELNTWACVTGKPVSKGGIRGRVEATGRGVQYALREAFRHTRDIEFAGLSGNLSGKRVVVQGLGNVGYHAAQFLSQEDDAIIIGVMERDGAVYDESGIDIDGLHRHIHETGGVKGYKGFTNDSQQVLTCDCDIFIPAALEGVITTANADDIKARIIIEAANGPITFTANEMLRDRGVLIIPDLYANAGGVTVSYFEWVKNIGHIRFGRMQRRQHERQTIDMVEAIEAMTGQKFPEQLLHKIIQGPTELDLVRSGLDDVMREGYQVISEKWHSDQRIPDLRTAAMMIAIERIRDSYSSLGI, encoded by the coding sequence ATGAATACACGTAACCAGGACTTTCTTTCCTCGGTTGAAAGAATGTTTGATCAAGCCGCCGAGTTGGTAGGCATTCCGGATGATCTTCGCCACAAAATTAAGGTGGCAAATTCAACGTACACGGTCCGTTTTGGTGTGCGCTTACGCAATAAGCTGTTCACCTTTGTTGGGTACCGGTCTGTGCACTCGGAGCACCGCGAACCGGTTAAAGGCGGAATTCGATATTCACCCTATGCGGACCAAGATGAGGTCGAAGCGTTGGCGGCGTTGATGACGTACAAGTGTGCTTTGGTTGAGGCGCCATTTGGTGGCTCAAAGGGCGCGCTGGTGATTGACCCTACGGAATGGGAACCTCACGAACTTGAGCGTATTACGCGACGTTTTACCCAAGAGTTGGCAAAGCGTGATTTGATCAGTCCGGCACAAAACGTGCCCGCGCCGGACATGGGTACCGGCGAACGCGAGATGGCGTGGATGGCCGACGAGTACAAGCGACTGAATCCAAATGAGTTAAATACCTGGGCTTGTGTTACCGGTAAACCGGTTAGCAAAGGCGGTATCCGTGGTCGAGTCGAAGCCACGGGACGTGGTGTTCAATATGCACTGCGAGAGGCGTTTCGCCATACGCGTGATATCGAGTTTGCTGGCTTGAGCGGTAACTTGTCCGGCAAGCGTGTGGTGGTCCAGGGGCTTGGCAATGTGGGGTATCATGCTGCGCAGTTTCTGTCTCAGGAAGACGACGCGATTATCATTGGCGTGATGGAGCGCGATGGCGCCGTTTACGATGAAAGCGGCATCGATATTGATGGCCTCCATCGGCATATCCATGAGACCGGTGGCGTCAAAGGTTATAAGGGCTTCACGAATGACTCACAGCAGGTGTTGACGTGTGACTGTGATATATTCATCCCAGCTGCGCTCGAGGGTGTCATTACCACAGCGAACGCGGACGACATCAAAGCCAGAATCATTATCGAAGCTGCGAACGGGCCGATTACCTTTACCGCGAACGAAATGCTGCGTGATCGCGGGGTGCTGATTATTCCAGATTTATACGCTAATGCGGGTGGTGTGACAGTGTCCTATTTCGAATGGGTAAAAAACATTGGTCACATTCGTTTTGGGCGCATGCAACGCCGTCAGCACGAACGCCAAACCATTGATATGGTTGAAGCAATCGAAGCCATGACCGGTCAGAAGTTCCCTGAACAGCTGCTACACAAAATTATTCAAGGCCCAACGGAGCTCGACTTGGTACGTTCTGGTCTCGATGATGTCATGCGCGAGGGCTATCAGGTAATCAGTGAGAAATGGCATAGTGACCAGCGCATTCCAGATCTGCGGACAGCGGCAATGATGATTGCGATTGAGCGTATTCGAGACTCGTATTCGTCGCTTGGTATCTAA
- a CDS encoding FecR family protein: MQTLLFPNQEAVISRATNWIAKIDRGLNAEEQRSLAQWLEESPHHGDALVQCASMWDMLDILQPISKLMPMRDFQLEADVAVGSRFRFGRVLGVALAASVAVVTAVSVIAFLPQSQTYHVPETAHTAPRIIQHYQTGVGETTVFALSDGSLMQLNTDSKVAVEYTSSARNITLLQGEVYVDVAKDASKPFTVESGVDRVTAIGTAFSVDRRGDDETEVIVTEGTVRVNRRADAPSQRYDDLYLTPGQRLLVGEARPRLSVDDDPESALAWREGMIVFRGEPLREAIREIDRYTPLSFEIADPQLAEIPVGGYFKTGDLDQLLAILEQNFGVAHTRHGTRVMLARAY, translated from the coding sequence ATGCAGACGTTATTATTTCCAAACCAAGAGGCAGTTATTAGTCGCGCCACGAACTGGATTGCCAAAATAGATCGCGGCTTGAACGCTGAGGAACAGCGTTCGCTGGCCCAGTGGCTGGAAGAGTCACCGCACCACGGTGACGCGCTTGTTCAGTGTGCCTCGATGTGGGATATGCTGGATATCTTGCAGCCGATCTCTAAGTTGATGCCGATGCGGGATTTTCAACTCGAAGCGGACGTAGCCGTGGGGAGTAGATTCAGGTTCGGTCGTGTGCTAGGTGTTGCACTCGCGGCGTCGGTGGCCGTCGTCACTGCGGTGAGCGTGATTGCATTTTTACCACAGTCACAGACCTATCATGTGCCCGAGACTGCGCATACGGCGCCCCGAATTATTCAGCATTACCAAACGGGTGTTGGCGAGACCACGGTGTTCGCACTCAGTGACGGGAGTCTGATGCAGTTAAATACCGACTCCAAAGTGGCGGTTGAATACACGTCGAGCGCACGTAATATCACTTTGTTGCAGGGCGAAGTCTATGTGGATGTGGCGAAAGATGCCAGTAAACCGTTTACGGTGGAGTCAGGGGTAGATAGGGTCACCGCCATTGGGACTGCATTCAGCGTCGATCGACGTGGCGACGATGAGACTGAAGTTATTGTCACCGAGGGTACGGTGCGTGTGAATCGACGTGCGGATGCGCCGAGTCAGCGGTACGACGATTTATATTTAACCCCCGGGCAGCGATTGTTGGTTGGTGAAGCCCGCCCTCGGTTGTCGGTAGATGATGATCCAGAAAGTGCCCTGGCTTGGCGTGAGGGCATGATTGTATTTCGCGGCGAGCCGCTGCGTGAGGCGATCCGTGAAATTGATCGCTACACGCCATTGTCCTTTGAAATCGCCGATCCACAGCTGGCGGAGATTCCGGTAGGTGGGTATTTTAAGACTGGTGATCTAGATCAATTGCTGGCAATTCTAGAACAAAACTTCGGCGTGGCACATACCCGGCACGGCACTCGGGTTATGCTGGCTCGCGCATATTAA
- a CDS encoding GspH/FimT family pseudopilin, with the protein MLIPHTRTRAIRLRGFTLLELMITVALVGVVTTIAVPSFGTLITNTRISTKASALHTALYQARTHAITHHEIVTVCAAADASMTECEPNRHANMNWRYGWILYADANGNNRLDSSDQLIRTYDGDDGVRVTFNQRGRLRFFADGHARSAGFYVCSANSEKEAYIRLLHTGRARTSRKLNKKQRSRCLSSS; encoded by the coding sequence ATGCTTATACCACACACTCGTACGCGTGCGATCAGGCTACGTGGATTCACATTGCTGGAATTAATGATCACGGTCGCTCTAGTTGGCGTCGTCACTACGATTGCAGTCCCCAGTTTCGGCACCTTAATAACAAATACGCGCATTAGCACCAAAGCCAGTGCGTTGCATACGGCGTTGTACCAGGCACGCACGCACGCGATCACGCATCATGAGATCGTTACGGTATGCGCTGCGGCCGACGCCAGCATGACTGAATGCGAACCGAACCGCCACGCAAACATGAATTGGCGCTACGGATGGATTCTGTATGCAGATGCCAACGGGAACAACCGCCTAGACAGCTCAGATCAACTGATTCGTACGTATGATGGCGACGACGGCGTGAGAGTAACCTTCAACCAGCGTGGACGCCTCCGCTTTTTTGCCGATGGTCATGCGCGCAGCGCTGGGTTTTACGTGTGTAGCGCGAACAGCGAAAAAGAGGCCTACATTCGACTACTGCATACTGGGCGCGCGAGAACGAGTAGAAAACTGAACAAAAAACAGCGTTCTCGCTGCCTCAGTTCGAGTTAG
- a CDS encoding RNA polymerase sigma factor, protein MELFSWHGGANEWFAPQDRMGRTGLTDQIASEFLKYRRVIASLLRKLRPRASVQDIEDILQETYINTYQSSLKQDIAFPKAFMVKTAIRLANRHISVAQRVDCDEMIEERSDEHGLLFNAQQFASQTEQEVLSREEFGFLCEAVSELPTQCRKVFILKKVYGLSQREIAKRLGISESTVEKHVAKGLLRTIQSYNAQHMEAGDASPAPVYDLSAAKGGRGQR, encoded by the coding sequence GTGGAATTATTCTCTTGGCATGGTGGCGCCAATGAGTGGTTTGCACCGCAGGACCGCATGGGGCGCACTGGTTTGACTGATCAAATCGCATCCGAGTTTTTAAAGTATCGTCGAGTGATTGCATCGCTTTTGCGCAAGTTGCGTCCGCGCGCCAGTGTACAGGACATCGAGGATATTCTGCAGGAAACCTACATCAACACCTACCAGTCATCATTGAAGCAGGACATAGCGTTTCCTAAGGCATTTATGGTGAAAACGGCTATCCGGCTGGCCAATCGACATATCTCAGTCGCGCAGCGGGTTGATTGCGATGAAATGATTGAGGAACGTTCAGATGAACATGGTCTGCTGTTTAATGCACAACAGTTTGCCAGTCAAACTGAGCAAGAAGTTTTGAGTCGAGAAGAGTTTGGTTTCCTGTGTGAGGCGGTCAGTGAGTTGCCGACACAGTGTCGTAAAGTTTTTATTTTAAAAAAAGTGTACGGCTTATCACAGCGTGAAATAGCCAAACGACTGGGGATCAGTGAAAGCACGGTTGAGAAACACGTAGCAAAAGGTTTGTTGAGAACCATACAAAGCTATAACGCACAACACATGGAGGCGGGCGACGCGAGTCCAGCACCCGTGTACGATTTAAGCGCGGCCAAAGGCGGTCGCGGACAAAGGTAG
- a CDS encoding TonB-dependent receptor plug domain-containing protein, giving the protein MVRNSSILGWVFLLVVCIASSKAFAAERDVQQQFYFNIPRLSADKALTRFARQADLTLLFPYQLVKKYQTRALYGRYTIRDGLEIMLSGTDIQISTGFESSEPDIDLMLDENGAEPPPISSDRQGDLTASVITLTVASEKVDAEDVTTPQTEPIEEMVVVGSRRLVARSVSESPVPVDIISAEQLAFLGNGADLTDSLRTLVPSYIATPATGDASAFVRPTSLRGMSPDQTLVLVNGKRRHRSAVVHFFAPAAGNGSHGVDVGMVPTIAIKNVQILRDGAAAQYGSDAIAGVINIELNDASQGGEIRAAYGQFYDGESSIQVAANLGLSLGGYGFLNLSLEATDNDALSRGIIRPDAQALIDAGVPGVGADSPFGDAPFTQTWGRPETAGQRFYFNSEYDVSPRVTWYAFGNYADTEGRYRFFYREPNHPSITQQGLATLFPAGYTPYLDGYQSDFSVISGLLGGFSDGTNYDVSVAYGQNELDYYLFNTLNPSLPVLGNGEPVMNFDVGAYRQEEFNFNVDLSRQLNDSLYLSYGLEHRHETFTLLIGDENARVGEGPSGFASPNEFNAGAFSRDNLALYLDLEHDLSAQWLIQYALRHEDYSDFGSTTNVKIASRYTLTEGFALRGALSTGFHAPTPGQSNISSTITTFDGQSGIQVEEGLVPANSSLARGAGGTELKEEESVNLSFGFTRTLGVNWDLTLDFYRVDVQDRIYRTGDIPVPNAEQRTLSFYTNALDVSHRGFDLVVNGRFDWGRDLHTQVTLAAAHNEVNVTGQTPVAGINPVSAATIEDIESNYPKNRVTLSTRTDLSDDVNLLLRATYYGSHFDERGTIDGEPGNRSARIQPITYIDAELGWQATDQLRVVMGFSNIFDTYVDEIQDDGVFANRQAVGLQYPRRTAANYEGGSWYLRGVYRF; this is encoded by the coding sequence ATGGTCCGAAATTCCAGCATCCTTGGTTGGGTATTTTTGTTGGTGGTTTGTATTGCGTCGAGCAAAGCCTTTGCTGCTGAACGAGACGTGCAACAACAGTTCTACTTTAATATCCCGCGTTTATCCGCCGACAAAGCGCTAACTCGCTTTGCCCGCCAGGCCGATCTCACGCTGCTGTTTCCGTATCAGTTGGTAAAAAAGTATCAGACTCGCGCACTGTATGGCCGTTACACAATACGTGATGGTCTGGAAATCATGTTGTCAGGTACAGACATCCAGATCAGTACGGGGTTCGAATCTTCTGAACCAGATATCGATCTGATGCTAGACGAAAACGGAGCGGAGCCGCCGCCAATTTCTAGCGACCGTCAGGGCGACCTGACCGCCAGCGTCATTACCCTAACGGTTGCCTCAGAGAAGGTGGATGCAGAAGACGTTACGACGCCGCAGACCGAACCAATCGAAGAGATGGTGGTGGTCGGTAGCCGACGACTGGTTGCGCGCTCGGTGAGTGAGTCGCCAGTGCCGGTCGATATCATCAGTGCTGAACAGCTGGCGTTTCTCGGCAATGGCGCAGACTTGACGGACAGTTTGCGCACGCTCGTACCCTCGTACATCGCAACCCCAGCAACAGGCGACGCCAGTGCGTTTGTTCGGCCAACTTCATTGCGTGGGATGTCGCCGGATCAAACCCTGGTGCTGGTGAATGGCAAACGGCGACACCGGTCCGCGGTGGTGCATTTCTTTGCGCCCGCGGCTGGGAACGGCTCACACGGTGTGGATGTGGGGATGGTGCCAACCATTGCGATTAAAAATGTACAGATTTTACGCGACGGTGCGGCGGCACAATACGGCTCCGATGCAATTGCAGGAGTGATTAACATTGAGCTGAACGACGCAAGTCAAGGCGGCGAGATTCGCGCTGCCTATGGTCAGTTTTATGATGGCGAATCGAGTATCCAGGTGGCTGCCAACCTGGGATTGTCCCTAGGCGGTTACGGATTTTTAAATCTGAGTCTGGAGGCGACCGATAATGATGCTCTGTCGCGGGGGATTATTCGGCCGGATGCTCAGGCATTGATCGATGCTGGGGTGCCTGGCGTTGGCGCAGATTCACCTTTTGGTGATGCGCCGTTTACCCAGACTTGGGGGCGTCCAGAGACTGCGGGTCAACGATTTTACTTTAATAGTGAATACGATGTGAGCCCAAGAGTGACGTGGTATGCGTTCGGAAATTATGCGGACACAGAGGGCCGGTACCGCTTTTTCTATCGTGAGCCAAATCACCCGAGCATCACACAGCAGGGGCTCGCCACCCTGTTTCCGGCTGGCTATACCCCCTACCTTGATGGGTATCAGTCCGATTTCAGTGTTATTAGCGGTCTACTTGGCGGCTTTAGTGATGGTACGAACTACGACGTAAGCGTGGCCTACGGACAAAACGAACTCGACTACTATTTGTTCAATACGCTTAATCCAAGTTTGCCGGTCTTGGGCAATGGTGAACCGGTGATGAACTTCGATGTCGGAGCGTACCGACAGGAGGAGTTTAATTTTAATGTTGATTTATCACGTCAACTTAACGACAGCCTGTACTTATCTTACGGGCTCGAGCATCGGCATGAAACATTTACGCTGTTAATTGGCGATGAAAATGCCCGCGTCGGTGAGGGGCCTAGTGGATTCGCGTCGCCAAACGAATTCAATGCGGGTGCATTTAGTCGCGACAATCTAGCGTTATACCTCGACCTTGAGCATGATCTGTCTGCGCAATGGCTAATTCAGTATGCACTCCGTCATGAAGACTACTCCGATTTTGGCAGCACCACGAACGTTAAAATTGCAAGCCGTTATACCCTGACTGAGGGCTTTGCGCTGCGCGGTGCGCTCTCCACCGGATTCCACGCCCCAACTCCGGGGCAGTCTAATATTTCCTCCACCATTACCACCTTTGATGGGCAATCCGGGATTCAGGTGGAGGAAGGGCTAGTGCCAGCAAACTCGAGTCTGGCACGCGGCGCTGGCGGCACGGAGCTAAAAGAAGAAGAGTCGGTGAATTTAAGTTTCGGTTTTACCCGTACGCTGGGTGTCAATTGGGATCTGACTCTGGATTTTTACCGTGTGGATGTTCAGGATCGGATTTATCGCACGGGGGATATTCCCGTGCCCAACGCTGAGCAGCGTACCTTGTCTTTTTACACGAATGCGCTTGATGTCAGTCATCGCGGGTTTGATTTGGTGGTCAATGGCCGCTTTGACTGGGGCCGTGATTTACACACCCAAGTTACATTGGCTGCGGCTCACAATGAGGTGAATGTAACTGGCCAGACACCGGTGGCCGGCATCAACCCGGTCAGCGCAGCGACGATCGAAGATATTGAGTCGAACTACCCCAAGAACCGTGTCACTTTATCAACTCGAACTGATCTAAGCGATGACGTGAATCTGCTACTGAGAGCCACCTATTATGGTTCGCATTTCGATGAGCGTGGCACAATCGACGGTGAGCCAGGCAATCGCAGTGCGCGAATACAGCCGATTACCTATATTGACGCTGAGCTTGGTTGGCAGGCAACGGATCAATTGCGCGTCGTGATGGGATTCTCCAATATATTTGATACTTATGTTGATGAAATTCAGGATGACGGTGTCTTTGCCAATCGACAGGCAGTAGGACTGCAATACCCGCGGCGAACCGCCGCAAACTATGAAGGCGGATCATGGTATTTACGTGGAGTTTACCGGTTTTAA
- a CDS encoding 3-oxoacyl-[acyl-carrier-protein] synthase III C-terminal domain-containing protein, which translates to MHHSLISKVKICSSGVYFPDEIVKSDDLFAEINSDSQYDIPRNWMSSVMGISERRMAPDSAKPSDLAIPAARQALASAAEVDSQDIDLVIFCGIERDQSEPATAHTIQNALGLNARYTFDIANACFGFVDAMQIATNYIRCGIVRNALVTTGEVPTRVLKAAVKQLKGGVDIKTARNIIGALSVGDAGGAVVLGATPKNSKSGFELFNTVSYSSHVDKCIYKQREDGSIEGQMLMGLIAGAIVRSHFGLINDTLKQLGWSEFDWLLSHQIGQRPFDKLSRLEGVQPNKMVKTLDKFGNITSATFPVNFHKLAESGEVKRGDRVGGCFAGSGLVIGQFGYTY; encoded by the coding sequence ATGCATCATTCATTAATAAGCAAGGTTAAAATTTGTTCAAGTGGCGTTTACTTTCCTGATGAAATCGTAAAATCAGACGACCTTTTCGCTGAGATCAACTCGGACTCTCAGTACGATATTCCCCGTAACTGGATGTCGAGTGTGATGGGGATTTCGGAGCGTCGAATGGCTCCGGATTCAGCTAAGCCGTCAGATTTGGCGATACCCGCAGCGCGTCAAGCGCTGGCTAGTGCCGCTGAGGTCGATTCGCAAGATATTGATTTGGTTATTTTTTGTGGAATAGAACGCGACCAGTCCGAGCCCGCGACTGCCCATACCATCCAAAACGCATTAGGTTTGAATGCGCGTTATACCTTTGACATTGCAAATGCTTGTTTTGGCTTTGTTGATGCCATGCAGATCGCGACAAATTACATCCGCTGTGGTATCGTAAGGAACGCATTAGTTACGACTGGCGAAGTGCCGACTCGTGTTCTCAAAGCCGCTGTCAAGCAGTTAAAAGGCGGTGTTGATATTAAGACAGCACGAAATATTATCGGGGCATTGTCGGTTGGTGATGCAGGCGGGGCGGTTGTTTTGGGTGCGACACCCAAAAACAGTAAATCTGGCTTTGAACTGTTTAATACAGTTTCTTACAGTAGTCACGTCGATAAATGCATTTACAAACAACGTGAAGACGGTTCAATTGAGGGGCAGATGTTAATGGGTTTGATTGCCGGCGCCATTGTAAGGTCCCATTTTGGACTCATCAATGACACGCTTAAGCAATTGGGCTGGAGCGAGTTTGACTGGTTGCTGAGCCATCAAATCGGTCAGCGCCCGTTTGATAAGCTATCGCGTCTTGAAGGTGTTCAACCGAACAAGATGGTCAAAACGTTGGATAAGTTTGGCAATATTACCTCGGCGACTTTCCCAGTGAATTTTCACAAACTGGCAGAGTCAGGAGAAGTAAAGCGAGGTGATCGAGTCGGTGGTTGTTTTGCCGGATCAGGGTTGGTTATAGGTCAGTTCGGTTACACCTATTAA